From one Brachypodium distachyon strain Bd21 chromosome 4, Brachypodium_distachyon_v3.0, whole genome shotgun sequence genomic stretch:
- the LOC100843284 gene encoding uncharacterized protein LOC100843284, whose protein sequence is MLDTAGIEKITGQKRLAAEQEEGNEEPKRSREDEAEEEWMLRRLANFRLDWTETWSDHFGDVEKRTEAPPMRFSQDPVPSYAKLEDALQIFSVSVLELKGTMCWPIDVFGFIATRDSLHRNRNYIFERTRDECQTLTAEHSSLVLTGPCRAILLDDPIAIEVELRVKGTRPSEDKVLSAQIFEYNCITWIGKAGSLLKDMAPDLRCTLEFRYAHLQMALEAAIKVWISEGLTDFYGKFVARTASIDENVTLLDSRDGMVSVSDDGLVEFSRDVVFVEGRDGHGKLIVGVQARQSGDDEASSVCKEVTFVPARSGESHGIFDVGFCKMSIVVAWSLLF, encoded by the exons ATGTTGGATACGGCAGGTATCGAGAAGATTACGGGTCAGAAGAGGTTGGCGGcagagcaggaggaggggaaCGAGGAGCCCAAGAGATCCCGCGAGGACGAAGCAGAAGAGGAATGGATGCTCCGCCGGCTTGCCAACTTTCGCCTAGACTGGACAGAGACATGGTCCGATCATTTCGGCGATGTCGAGAAAAGAA CTGAGGCGCCACCCATGCGGTTCAGTCAAGATCCTGTGCCGAGCTATGCCAAGCTTGAAGACGCGCTACAGATATTCTCCGTCAGTGTGCTCGAGCTGAAGGGTACAATGTGCTGGCCGATAGATGTTTTTGGCTTCATTGCTACGCGTGACTCGTTGCACCGGAACCGCAATTATATCTTTGAGCGCACGAGAGACGAATGCCAGACGCTCACTGCAGAG CATTCATCTCTGGTCCTCACTGGCCCATGCCGTGCAATCCTATTGGATGACCCTATCGCAATCGAGGTTGAGCTAAGAGTGAAGGGGACAAGGCCCTCTGAAGATAAGGTGTTGAGCGCGCAAATCTTTGAGTATAACTGCATCACTTGGATAGGTAAAGCCGGCTCTCTCCTGAAGGACATGGCTCCAGACCTGCGCTGCACGCTGGAGTTCAGGTATGCACATCTCCAAATGGCACTGGAGGCGGCAATAAAAGTCTGGATTTCTGAAGGGTTGACTGATTTCTATGGGAAGTTCGTCGCTCGTACAGCCAGTATCGACGAGAACGTCACGCTACTCGACTCTAGGGACGGAATGGTGTCTGTCTCGGATGATGGGCTTGTTGAGTTTTCACGTGATGTTGTATTCGTAGAAGGACGTGATGGCCATGGGAAGCTGATCGTCGGTGTTCAGGCAAGGCAAAGCGGCGACGATGAGGCCAGCAGCGTTTGCAAAGAGGTCACCTTTGTCCCGGCAAGATCTGGTGAGAGCCATGGCATCTTTGATGTGGGGTTTTGCAAGATGAGCATTGTGGTTGCATGGTCGCTGCTGTTTTGA
- the LOC106866587 gene encoding uncharacterized protein LOC106866587, which yields MFSKKEEGKVHVLSVIDDGRGMTYTEMLRMISFSSFKVHERDILCSLRFRFRCFDSVEVLDKCHYSSEPWPFFCHSQAEGGEAEARAQEALEALAKPGTATGASSPRARLDQR from the exons ATGTtctcaaagaaagaagaaggaaaagttCATGTCTTGTCTGTAATCGATGATGGCCGTGGAATGACTTATACTGAAATGTTGAGAATGATCTCATTCTCATCATTTAAG GTACATGAAAGGGATATACTCTGCAGTTTGAGGTTCAGGTTCAGATGTTTTGATTCAGTTGAAGTTCTTGACAAATGCCACTACTCCTCGGAGCCTTGGCCCTTCTTCTGTCATTCTCAA GCGGAGGGTGgtgaggcggaggcgcgggcgcaggAGGCACTTGAGGCGCTGGCCAAGCCAGGGACGGCCACAGGAGCTTCCTCGCCTAGAGCTCGCCTGGATCAGCGCTGA